In a genomic window of Streptomyces koelreuteriae:
- the leuS gene encoding leucine--tRNA ligase: MSETNPAAAAEVAAPHRYTAAMAADIEARWQDFWDADNTYGAPNPKGDLAGEPEAVAQPKKFIMDMFPYPSGAGLHVGHPLGYIATDVFARFQRMTGHNVLHTLGFDAFGLPAEQYAVQTGTHPRVSTEANMENMKSQLRRLGLGHDKRRSFATIDPDYYKWTQWIFLQIFNSWYDHDARRARPIAELIEQFASGERPVPGHTRAWSELSAAEQADVLGEFRLAYASDAPVNWCPGLGTVLANEEVTAEGRSERGNFPVFKSKLRQWNMRITAYADRLLEDLEELDWPEAIKLQQRNWIGRSEGARVDFPIDGENITVFTTRPDTLFGATYMVLAPEHPLVEKFTPAAWPEGTHEVWTGGHATPGEAVSAYRAQAASKSDVERQAEAKDKTGVFIGAYATNPVNGEQVPVFIADYVLMGYGTGAIMAVPAGDQRDFEFARAFELPIHCIVEPTDGRGTDTSTWEDAFSSYEAKIINSSGEGVSLDGLGVAEAKARITEWLERSGVGEGTVNFRLRDWLFSRQRYWGEPFPIAYDEDGIAHALPESMLPLELPEVEDYSPRTFDADDADTRPETPLSRNEDWVNVTLDLGDGRGPRPFRRETNTMPNWAGSCWYELRYLDPHNSEKLVDPEIEQYWMGPREGQPHGGVDLYVGGAEHAVLHLLYARFWSKVLYDLGHVSSAEPFHKLYNQGMIQAYVYRDSRGIAVPAAEVEERDGAYFYQGEKVSRLLGKMGKSLKNAVTPDEICAEYGADTLRLYEMAMGPLDVSRPWDTRAVVGQFRLLQRLWRNVVDETTGEVTVVDTEPDEETLRALHKAIDGVRGDLEGMRFNTAIAKVTELNNHLTKAGSAVSRPVAEALVLMIAPLAPHVAEELWRRLGHTDSVVHHDFPVADPRYVVDETVTCVVQIKGKVKARLEVSPAISDDELEKVALADEKVVAALGGAGIRKVIVRAPKLVNIVPA, encoded by the coding sequence ATGAGCGAGACGAACCCCGCTGCCGCCGCCGAGGTGGCGGCGCCGCACCGCTACACGGCCGCCATGGCAGCCGACATCGAGGCACGCTGGCAGGACTTCTGGGACGCCGACAACACCTACGGCGCGCCCAATCCGAAGGGTGACCTGGCGGGCGAGCCGGAGGCCGTCGCCCAGCCCAAGAAGTTCATCATGGACATGTTCCCGTATCCCTCCGGTGCGGGCCTGCACGTCGGCCACCCCCTGGGCTACATCGCCACGGACGTCTTCGCCCGCTTCCAGCGGATGACCGGCCACAACGTCCTGCACACCCTGGGCTTCGACGCCTTCGGCCTGCCCGCCGAGCAGTACGCGGTGCAGACCGGCACGCACCCGCGCGTGTCCACCGAAGCCAACATGGAGAACATGAAGTCCCAGCTGCGCCGGCTGGGCCTGGGCCACGACAAGCGTCGGTCGTTCGCCACGATCGACCCGGACTACTACAAGTGGACCCAGTGGATCTTCCTGCAGATCTTCAACTCCTGGTACGACCACGACGCCCGGCGGGCCCGCCCGATCGCCGAGCTGATCGAGCAGTTCGCCTCCGGTGAGCGGCCCGTTCCGGGACACACGCGTGCGTGGAGCGAGCTGAGCGCCGCCGAGCAGGCCGACGTCCTGGGCGAGTTCCGGCTGGCCTACGCCTCCGACGCGCCGGTCAACTGGTGCCCCGGGCTGGGCACCGTGCTGGCCAACGAGGAGGTCACCGCCGAGGGTCGCTCCGAGCGCGGCAACTTCCCGGTCTTCAAGTCCAAGCTGCGCCAGTGGAACATGCGCATCACCGCCTACGCCGACCGGCTGCTGGAGGACCTGGAGGAGCTGGACTGGCCCGAGGCCATCAAGCTGCAGCAGCGCAACTGGATCGGCCGCTCCGAGGGCGCCCGCGTCGACTTCCCCATCGACGGCGAGAACATCACCGTCTTCACCACCCGCCCCGACACCCTGTTCGGCGCCACCTACATGGTGCTGGCCCCCGAGCACCCGCTGGTCGAGAAGTTCACCCCGGCCGCCTGGCCGGAGGGCACCCACGAGGTGTGGACCGGCGGCCACGCGACCCCCGGCGAGGCCGTCAGCGCCTACCGCGCGCAGGCCGCCTCCAAGTCCGACGTGGAGCGGCAGGCCGAGGCCAAGGACAAGACCGGCGTCTTCATCGGCGCCTACGCCACCAACCCGGTCAACGGCGAGCAGGTCCCGGTCTTCATCGCCGACTACGTGCTGATGGGCTACGGCACCGGCGCGATCATGGCCGTCCCGGCCGGCGACCAGCGCGACTTCGAGTTCGCGCGCGCCTTCGAGCTGCCGATCCACTGCATCGTCGAGCCGACGGACGGACGGGGTACGGACACCTCCACGTGGGAGGACGCGTTCTCGTCCTACGAGGCGAAGATCATCAACTCCTCTGGTGAAGGCGTCTCCCTGGACGGCCTGGGCGTGGCCGAGGCCAAGGCCCGCATCACCGAGTGGCTGGAGCGCTCAGGCGTCGGCGAGGGCACCGTCAACTTCCGGCTGCGCGACTGGCTGTTCAGCCGCCAGCGCTACTGGGGCGAGCCCTTCCCGATCGCCTACGACGAGGACGGCATCGCCCACGCCCTGCCCGAGTCGATGCTGCCCCTGGAACTGCCCGAGGTCGAGGACTACTCGCCCCGCACCTTCGACGCGGACGACGCCGACACCCGGCCCGAGACGCCGCTGTCCCGCAACGAGGACTGGGTCAACGTCACGCTGGACCTGGGCGACGGCCGCGGCCCGCGCCCGTTCCGCCGCGAGACCAACACCATGCCCAACTGGGCCGGTTCCTGCTGGTACGAGCTGCGCTACCTGGACCCGCACAACAGCGAGAAGCTGGTCGACCCCGAGATCGAGCAGTACTGGATGGGCCCGCGCGAGGGGCAGCCGCACGGCGGTGTCGACCTGTACGTCGGCGGCGCCGAGCACGCCGTACTGCACCTGCTGTACGCGCGCTTCTGGTCCAAGGTGCTGTACGACCTGGGACACGTCTCCTCCGCCGAGCCGTTCCACAAGCTGTACAACCAGGGCATGATCCAGGCCTACGTGTACCGCGACAGCCGTGGCATCGCGGTACCGGCCGCCGAGGTGGAGGAGCGCGACGGCGCCTACTTCTACCAGGGCGAGAAGGTCTCCCGGCTGCTGGGCAAGATGGGCAAGTCCCTGAAGAACGCCGTCACTCCGGACGAGATCTGCGCCGAGTACGGAGCCGACACGCTGCGGCTGTACGAGATGGCGATGGGCCCGCTGGACGTCTCCCGGCCGTGGGACACGCGCGCGGTGGTGGGCCAGTTCCGGCTGCTGCAGCGGCTGTGGCGCAACGTCGTCGACGAGACGACCGGCGAGGTGACGGTCGTCGACACCGAGCCGGACGAGGAGACGCTGCGCGCCCTGCACAAGGCGATCGACGGGGTGCGCGGTGACCTGGAGGGCATGCGGTTCAACACCGCCATCGCCAAGGTCACCGAGCTGAACAATCACCTGACCAAGGCGGGCAGCGCCGTCTCGCGTCCGGTCGCCGAGGCCCTGGTGCTGATGATCGCCCCGCTGGCCCCGCATGTCGCCGAGGAGCTGTGGCGCCGGCTGGGGCACACGGACTCGGTGGTCCACCACGACTTCCCGGTGGCCGACCCGCGGTACGTGGTCGACGAGACCGTGACCTGTGTCGTGCAGATCAAGGGCAAGGTCAAGGCCCGGCTGGAGGTCTCGCCGGCCATCTCCGACGACGAGCTGGAGAAGGTCGCGCTGGCGGACGAGAAGGTCGTCGCCGCGCTGGGCGGGGCCGGGATCCGGAAGGTGATCGTGCGGGCGCCGAAGCTGGTGAACATCGTTCCGGCGTAG